A segment of the Salmo trutta unplaced genomic scaffold, fSalTru1.1, whole genome shotgun sequence genome:
AGTAGCCTATTGGTCAATATCAAGAAAGTGATGCAAATCGGGAATataggctatagcctaatgtCAATCAAACATTGGCACCAATCCTTGTGCGTTCAGGGCAGGGCATCTAGAAGCGGTCACAATATAAATCCTGTAAGAACTGCACTTGTCAAGACGCTCTGAGGTACCCCACCAAGACAGCTACATTGTCAATGTGTGTGATTAGCAATCGTGTGGCGCATGTGATTAGCAATCGTGTGGCGCATAGCAATCGTTGCGCTCTTATCATTTCAAACTAACCTGAGGATGTATTGGAAGCAGAGTGAGCGAATACAACCCTGATTTGAAGTTGGATAGCCTACAGGAATCACTCGAATGTAATAACAGAAACGATGACTGAAGGAAACAACAGCAGTGTCGGCCTACTGAATTGGTCCTTGACGGATCTGGACCGGTTCAGTAGCCTCGAGGACATCGACGTGACAGCGGACGGGACTCCGATTTTGAGGGTGTTCATCTGCGTCGTTTACTCGGTGGTGTGCGCTGTGGGCTTGGTGGGCAACTTACTAGTGCTCTTCTTTATCAGAGTGAAACAAGAGCGGAAAAAATCCAGAATCAACTTCTTTGTCCTTAACTTGGCAGTGACGGACTTCCAGTTTGTATTGACTCTGCCGTTCTGGGCAGTGGACACCGCACTTGACTTCAGCTGGCCGTTTGGAGATGCCATGTGCAAAATCATCAGCTCCGTCACCGTTATGAACATGTACGCGAGCGTGTTCTTTCTGACTGCAATGAGCGTCACCCGATACTGGTCCGTCGCCTCCTCTCTAAAGGACCGAACTAGGCAAAAGTCCTGCTCTGCCAAATGGATTTGCGTGGTTCTTTGGGTATCCGCAACATTTGCGACTGCACCAACATCCATATTCTCAACCGTGAGAAATGTAGCGGGGGAAAAACTATGTTTGCTTAAGTTCCCTGATGGACAATATTGGTTAGCAGTTTATCACCTTCAGAAAATAATATTTGCATTTGTTTTACCCATGGCCATTGTTTCAGTCAGCTACATCATGCTTTTGCGATTCATCCGCAACCGTAGTATGAAAACAAACACCAAACGGACATCACAAGTCACCAAATCTGTCACCATCGTcgtcctctccttctttctttgcTGGATGCCAAATCATGCCATCACATTCTGGGGCGTCCTTGTGAAATTGAATGCTGTGCATTGGGATAAATCTTACTACATAGTTCACACTTACGTATTTCCTGTGACAGTCTGCCTTGCGCACGCCAATAGCTGTCTAAACCCTGTAATTTATTGCCTAATGAGAGAAGAGTTTAGAAAGAAACTGAAAGATTTGTTATATCGCGGATAGTCACTTTACGCAGTGGAATATTCGGTTGCCGTTGCCATTACGCAGCGCTCCCTGTTGCATAATGTACCCTATAGAGCGCACGACATGGGTCTACTATAATAGGCGAATGCAGTATGTTCTGTTGGTGAAAAGAAATCACAAAATAGGCATGGGCAAGCACTAAAACAAAAGGTCACAATGATACAGTATCCAATGGCTCCTCCTATCCATGTGCTGTTGTACTCCCGGAAAGTCATCATTAAACGATAGAGAAACCGCCCAGACAGTCATCATTAAACGATAGAGAAACCGCCCAGACTGTCATCATTAAACGATAGAGACACCGCCCAGACAGTCATCATTAAACGATAGAGAAAACGCCCAGACAGTCATCATTAAACGATAGAGACACCGCCCGGACTGTCATCATTAAACGATAGAGAAAACGCCCGGACTATCATCATTAAACGATAGAGAAAACGCCCAGACAGTTATCATTAAACGATAGAGACACCGCCCGGACTGTCATCATTAAACGATAGAGAAACCGCCCGGACTGTCATCATTAAACGATAGAGACACCGCCCGGACTGTCATCATTAAACGATAGAGAAACCGCCCGGACTGTCATCATTAAACGATAGAGACACCGCCCGGACTGTCATCATTAAACGATAGACACCGCCCGGACTGTCATCATTAAACGATAGAGAAACTGCCCGGACTGTCATCATTAAACGATAGAGAAACCGCCCGGACTGTCATCATTAAACGATAGAGAAACCGCCCGGACTGTCATCATTAAACGATAGAGAAACCGCCCGGACTGTCATCATTAAACGATAGAGAAACCGCCCGGACTGTCATCATTAAACGATAGAGAAACCGCCCGGACTGTCATCATTAAACGATAGAGAAACCGCCCGGACTGTCATCATTAAACGATAGAGAAACTGCCCGGACTGTCATCATTAAACGATAGAGAAACCGCCCGGACTGTCATCATTAAACGATAGAGAAACCGCCCGGACTGTCATCATTAAACGATAGAGAAACCGCCCGGACTGTCATCATTAAACGATAGAGAAACCGCCCGGACTGTCATCATTAAACGATAGAGAAACCGCCCGGACTGTCATCATTAAACGATAGAAAAACCGCCCGGACTGTCATCATTAAACGATAGAGAAACCGCCCGGACTGTCATCATTAAACGATAGAGAAACCGCCCGGACTGTCATCATTAAACGATAGAAAAACCGCCCGGACTGTCATCATTAAACGATAGAGAAACCGCCCGGACTGTCATCATTAAACGATAGAAAAACCGCCCGGACTGTCATCATTAAACGATAGAGACACCGCCCGGACTGTCATCATTAAACGATAGAGAAACCGCCCGGACTGTCATCATTAAACGATAGAGAAACCGCCCGGACTGTCATC
Coding sequences within it:
- the LOC115184161 gene encoding relaxin-3 receptor 1-like, translating into MTEGNNSSVGLLNWSLTDLDRFSSLEDIDVTADGTPILRVFICVVYSVVCAVGLVGNLLVLFFIRVKQERKKSRINFFVLNLAVTDFQFVLTLPFWAVDTALDFSWPFGDAMCKIISSVTVMNMYASVFFLTAMSVTRYWSVASSLKDRTRQKSCSAKWICVVLWVSATFATAPTSIFSTVRNVAGEKLCLLKFPDGQYWLAVYHLQKIIFAFVLPMAIVSVSYIMLLRFIRNRSMKTNTKRTSQVTKSVTIVVLSFFLCWMPNHAITFWGVLVKLNAVHWDKSYYIVHTYVFPVTVCLAHANSCLNPVIYCLMREEFRKKLKDLLYRG